In one Halorubrum sp. CBA1229 genomic region, the following are encoded:
- a CDS encoding DUF402 domain-containing protein has product MTAAVRVRGIYTTALTRLLLDAGHEVVDASPPIRRRFDAEFGNTPPDARVETTADRQGIGVHGDPEAVASLRDRLRGVGLDALAWSDPTPPGTVLDGEVTETLGGGAVVRLRVGDAGSDAEAASGDTAEGYLPYGSVDDRVETGDAVRVRVDESAAPWTDRRPELDGSLRAGGGLVALEPGSGTRVDVRNDEAARELSGMLDLLGLEPPDGWRAVWKPPAVDAGTEALEAGLERAVAAAEGLDDAVDAAGGIGVLDDPTLVRDEPVASPNDGVWVWFGRESRFALDDRRREATATMPGHHRVKAESADASAGVDLAEALCDPDPDAAFPFGVVTDAFGPSEGDALRLEHGKPDGRLITLGEGTVTAVDADGSVTVEREMTGGGTYDGLGTPREAGDVAETSLKEGRWWYPTTYRGRDGTVRGTYVNVCTPVEVFPDAARYVDLHVDVVKRPDGQVERLDDDELREAEATGAVPEPLAEKARSVAAALENAL; this is encoded by the coding sequence GTGACCGCGGCCGTCCGCGTCCGGGGGATTTACACCACGGCGCTGACGCGGCTCCTGCTCGACGCGGGCCACGAGGTCGTCGACGCGTCGCCGCCGATCCGGCGGCGCTTCGACGCGGAGTTCGGGAACACACCCCCGGACGCGCGGGTCGAGACGACGGCCGACCGGCAGGGCATCGGGGTCCACGGCGACCCCGAGGCGGTGGCGTCGCTCCGCGATCGCCTCCGCGGCGTCGGCCTCGACGCGCTGGCGTGGAGCGACCCGACGCCGCCCGGGACCGTCCTCGACGGCGAGGTGACCGAGACGCTCGGCGGCGGGGCGGTGGTGCGGCTCCGCGTCGGCGACGCGGGGAGCGACGCCGAGGCGGCGAGCGGCGACACCGCCGAGGGGTACCTCCCGTACGGGAGCGTCGACGATCGCGTGGAGACGGGGGACGCCGTCCGGGTGCGGGTCGACGAGTCCGCGGCGCCGTGGACGGACCGCCGCCCGGAGCTGGACGGGTCGCTGCGCGCCGGTGGCGGGCTCGTCGCGCTCGAGCCGGGATCGGGGACGCGGGTCGACGTCCGGAACGACGAGGCGGCCCGGGAGCTCTCGGGAATGCTCGACCTGCTGGGGTTAGAGCCGCCGGACGGGTGGCGGGCGGTGTGGAAACCGCCCGCGGTCGACGCCGGGACCGAGGCGCTGGAGGCCGGACTGGAGCGCGCCGTGGCGGCGGCCGAGGGGCTCGACGACGCGGTCGACGCGGCCGGCGGAATCGGCGTCCTCGACGACCCGACGCTCGTCCGCGACGAGCCCGTCGCGTCGCCGAACGACGGCGTCTGGGTCTGGTTCGGCCGCGAGAGCCGGTTCGCGCTCGACGACCGGCGCCGCGAGGCGACGGCGACGATGCCGGGCCACCACCGGGTGAAAGCGGAGTCGGCGGACGCCTCCGCCGGCGTCGACCTCGCGGAGGCGCTCTGCGACCCCGACCCGGACGCCGCGTTCCCGTTCGGGGTCGTGACGGACGCGTTCGGGCCGAGCGAGGGCGACGCGCTCCGGCTCGAACACGGGAAGCCCGACGGCCGGCTGATCACGCTCGGCGAGGGGACGGTCACGGCGGTCGACGCCGACGGCTCGGTCACCGTCGAGCGCGAGATGACCGGCGGCGGCACCTACGACGGGCTCGGCACGCCGCGGGAGGCGGGCGACGTCGCCGAGACGAGCCTGAAGGAGGGCCGGTGGTGGTACCCGACCACCTACCGCGGCCGCGACGGGACGGTGCGCGGCACCTACGTCAACGTCTGCACCCCGGTCGAGGTGTTCCCGGACGCCGCCCGCTACGTGGACCTACACGTCGACGTCGTGAAGCGCCCGGACGGTCAGGTCGAGCGCCTCGACGACGACGAGTTGCGGGAGGCGGAGGCGACCGGCGCGGTGCCGGAGCCGCTGGCGGAGAAGGCGCGGAGCGTCGCCGCCGCGCTGGAGAACGCGTTATAA
- a CDS encoding NifU family protein, whose amino-acid sequence MSDESLADRVEEWMVGQMPIIQMHGGTSVVREADPETGEVVVELGGTCSGCGISNITADNIRRDLIMDFEEVDNVTVRTASSGDQGASTVEGGRGGELKHETESANHF is encoded by the coding sequence ATGAGCGACGAGAGCCTCGCGGACCGAGTCGAGGAGTGGATGGTCGGACAGATGCCGATCATCCAGATGCACGGCGGCACGAGCGTCGTGCGCGAGGCGGACCCCGAGACCGGCGAGGTCGTCGTCGAGCTCGGCGGCACCTGTTCCGGCTGCGGCATCTCGAACATCACGGCCGACAACATCCGCCGCGACCTGATCATGGACTTCGAGGAGGTGGACAACGTTACCGTCCGGACCGCCTCCTCCGGCGACCAGGGCGCCTCCACCGTCGAGGGCGGCCGCGGCGGCGAGCTGAAACACGAGACCGAGTCCGCGAACCACTTCTGA
- a CDS encoding 2Fe-2S iron-sulfur cluster-binding protein, with amino-acid sequence MLNPLIANVANMPAIVLGVIVTLLVVFVSSLKGTGWEPTTDISDEVLERRASAVPETDFPEPGNRAIGGGGGGGAIPAGGGEGGEGELEDGSAASSGPGDIPEDEVEYFEVEFVKQGETVELSNDQPILEQGEDEGWDLPYACRQGQCVSCAGRIADGPSEDFVEHDNQQMLEEAEIDDGYTLTCVAYPRDSFSIETGEAP; translated from the coding sequence ATGCTCAACCCGCTCATTGCGAACGTCGCGAACATGCCCGCGATCGTTCTCGGGGTGATCGTGACGCTGCTCGTCGTCTTCGTCAGTAGCCTGAAGGGGACGGGGTGGGAGCCCACGACCGATATCTCGGACGAAGTGCTCGAACGCCGCGCGTCGGCGGTGCCCGAGACCGACTTCCCCGAACCCGGGAATCGCGCCATCGGCGGCGGCGGTGGCGGCGGCGCGATCCCCGCCGGCGGCGGCGAGGGAGGGGAAGGCGAGCTCGAGGACGGCAGCGCGGCCAGCTCGGGTCCGGGCGACATCCCCGAGGACGAGGTCGAGTACTTCGAGGTCGAGTTCGTCAAGCAGGGCGAGACGGTCGAGCTCTCGAACGACCAGCCCATCCTCGAACAGGGCGAGGACGAGGGGTGGGACCTCCCGTACGCCTGCCGCCAGGGCCAGTGCGTCTCCTGTGCCGGCCGCATCGCGGACGGCCCCTCGGAGGATTTCGTCGAGCACGACAACCAGCAGATGCTCGAGGAGGCCGAGATCGACGACGGCTACACCCTGACCTGCGTCGCGTACCCCCGCGACTCGTTCAGCATCGAGACGGGCGAGGCGCCGTAG
- a CDS encoding RNA-binding protein: MEVKSRHHLRSDDIAAIREAVADHLGVDIDGDTFEFVEFVDANYELVLVDGEPAVFYVDDDEPFLTVRGANDYEPETGIVTVDAGAISFVSDGADVMRPGIVEADPEIREGDLVVVAEETHEKVLAVGRALVDGDEMVGDSGKVVNSIHHVGDELYEFSA; this comes from the coding sequence ATGGAAGTGAAATCGCGACACCACCTCCGGAGCGACGACATCGCGGCGATCCGCGAGGCGGTCGCCGACCACCTCGGCGTCGACATCGACGGCGACACGTTCGAGTTCGTCGAGTTCGTGGACGCGAACTACGAGCTCGTCCTGGTCGACGGCGAGCCGGCCGTCTTCTACGTCGACGACGACGAGCCGTTCCTCACCGTCCGCGGCGCGAACGACTACGAGCCGGAGACCGGGATCGTCACGGTCGACGCGGGCGCGATCTCGTTCGTCTCCGACGGCGCCGACGTGATGCGGCCCGGCATCGTCGAGGCCGACCCGGAGATCCGCGAGGGCGACCTCGTCGTGGTCGCCGAGGAGACCCACGAGAAGGTCCTCGCGGTCGGCCGCGCGCTGGTCGACGGCGACGAGATGGTCGGGGACAGCGGGAAGGTCGTCAACTCCATCCACCACGTCGGCGACGAGCTGTACGAGTTCTCGGCGTAA
- a CDS encoding endonuclease/exonuclease/phosphatase family protein translates to MTALRVLSYNVRYANRGDHHDAWHDRRDAVGRLVRFHRPDVAAFQEPLPEQRRDLRERLPAYEFVGRGRGRDGKGEGCPIAIRADRWEVVDDDTFWLSETPDRQSVGWDAAHPRIATWARVRAVDGDADAPAELLVVNTHFDHVSADARRGAARLLRERLPELASAGASDSAGSAPVALVGDLNCTPGSDPHRILLGDDPEGDSGSPRNADDDPLRLRDAAAAADLRHGPRTSLTDFSRLIDGRRIDHALVSSEFDVEAFATLTDRDDRGRYPSDHLPILTRLSL, encoded by the coding sequence ATGACCGCGCTTCGGGTGCTGAGCTACAACGTCCGCTACGCCAACCGGGGCGACCACCACGACGCCTGGCACGACCGCCGGGACGCGGTGGGGAGGCTCGTCCGCTTCCACCGCCCGGACGTCGCCGCGTTCCAGGAGCCGCTCCCCGAGCAGCGCCGGGACCTCCGCGAGCGGCTCCCGGCGTACGAATTCGTCGGGCGGGGGCGAGGGAGGGACGGCAAAGGGGAGGGGTGCCCGATCGCGATCCGCGCCGACCGCTGGGAGGTCGTCGACGACGACACGTTCTGGCTCTCAGAGACGCCCGACCGACAGTCGGTCGGCTGGGACGCCGCCCACCCGCGGATCGCGACGTGGGCGCGAGTCCGGGCCGTCGACGGCGACGCGGACGCGCCCGCGGAACTGCTCGTCGTCAACACGCACTTCGACCACGTCAGCGCGGACGCCCGGCGGGGAGCCGCGCGGTTGCTCCGCGAGCGACTCCCCGAACTGGCGAGCGCGGGCGCGAGCGACTCCGCCGGGTCGGCCCCGGTCGCGCTCGTCGGCGATCTGAACTGCACGCCGGGCTCGGACCCGCATCGGATCCTCCTCGGCGACGATCCGGAGGGGGACTCCGGGAGCCCGAGGAACGCGGACGACGACCCGCTCCGGCTCCGCGACGCGGCCGCGGCCGCCGACCTCAGACACGGCCCGCGCACCAGCCTCACCGACTTCTCGCGGCTGATCGACGGCCGGCGGATCGACCACGCGCTCGTCTCGTCCGAGTTCGACGTCGAGGCGTTCGCCACGCTGACCGACCGCGACGACCGCGGCCGGTACCCGTCCGATCACCTGCCGATCCTGACGCGGCTGTCGCTGTAA
- a CDS encoding DUF1028 domain-containing protein produces MTFSICVRERYTDDDGDDQVRYGVAVTTRLPGVGTLCPFASADGAVATQSLVNVELGRKGIEYLGDGLAVDDALEALLNADEGKPQRQLHGVDADETFAFSGDECNDWYGHVVGENYTVAGNLLTGEDVIDDTAAAYESAAHGDAPLAERLIDALAAGHAAGGDKREDLEVQSAALLVRNTEEEVDDPYYNDLRVDASETPVADLRETYETAKRGYETVLEKYADEMDEGADAEADDE; encoded by the coding sequence GTGACGTTCAGCATCTGCGTTCGCGAGCGGTACACCGACGACGACGGCGACGACCAAGTCCGCTACGGCGTGGCGGTGACCACCCGGCTGCCGGGGGTGGGCACGCTGTGTCCGTTCGCGTCGGCGGACGGCGCGGTGGCGACCCAGTCGCTCGTCAACGTCGAACTCGGGCGGAAGGGGATCGAGTACCTCGGGGACGGGCTCGCGGTCGACGACGCGCTGGAGGCGCTTTTAAATGCCGACGAGGGGAAGCCGCAGCGCCAGCTCCACGGCGTTGACGCCGACGAGACCTTCGCGTTCTCGGGCGACGAGTGCAACGACTGGTACGGCCACGTCGTCGGCGAGAACTACACCGTCGCCGGCAACCTCCTGACGGGCGAGGACGTGATAGACGACACCGCAGCCGCCTACGAGTCCGCCGCCCACGGTGACGCCCCGCTCGCGGAGCGGCTGATCGACGCGCTCGCGGCCGGCCACGCCGCCGGCGGCGACAAGCGCGAGGATCTGGAGGTCCAGTCCGCGGCGCTTCTCGTCCGGAACACGGAGGAAGAGGTCGACGACCCGTACTACAACGACCTCCGCGTCGACGCGAGCGAGACGCCGGTGGCCGACCTCCGCGAGACGTACGAGACGGCGAAGCGCGGCTACGAGACGGTGTTAGAGAAGTACGCCGACGAGATGGACGAGGGCGCCGACGCTGAGGCCGACGACGAGTAG
- a CDS encoding serine protein kinase PrkA, whose translation MTERHTLERLSEEYRTNVPDDLREPRSFDWYLDAVYEEPRIARNAHQRVADMFDHYGTRYDEERGVVEYALAADDPLHDGENVFYGREVHEAIHEFVNKVKSGARGLGPEKRIKLLLGPVGSGKSHFDWLTRRYFEAYTREEAGRMYTFRWINLCSVIDDQDPGDDAVRSPMNQDPLVLLPRPQREAVIDEINERLDAPYTLRNDQHPDPASEFYLNELLAHYDDDLQRVLDEHVEVVRLVADENRRECIETFEPKDKKNQDETELTGDVNYAKLAVYGESDPRAFDYAGAFCNANRGLFSGEELLKLQREFLYDFLHASQESTIKPKNNPRIDIDQVIVGRTNMPEYREKTGDEKMEAFNDRTKRIDYPYVLEYDSEAKIYEKMLANADVPNVHVEPHALEMAGLFGVLTRLEEPTDETVSLLDKAKVYNGELEDEEIDRRKLREDAAEEADVSEGMDGVSARFIGDEIAEAIMDATHRERGYLSPLSVFDHFEANLGGHGSIAADDLDRYERLLETVREEYRERAIEDVRHALAYDVDELRRQGEKYMDHVMAYIDDDTVDDELTGRETEPDETFMRAVEEQLDVPSDRKDDFRQEVSNWVSRRAREGRGFDPQENDRLRRALERKLWEDKKHNINFSALVSATDLDDEERSAWVDALVDRGYSEDGAAEVLEYAGAAVARSEIEDGGG comes from the coding sequence ATGACAGAACGACACACGCTCGAACGGCTCAGCGAGGAGTACCGGACGAACGTCCCGGACGACCTCCGGGAGCCCCGCTCGTTCGACTGGTACCTCGACGCGGTGTACGAGGAGCCGCGCATCGCGCGGAACGCCCACCAGCGCGTCGCCGACATGTTCGACCACTACGGCACGCGGTACGACGAGGAGCGCGGGGTCGTCGAGTACGCGCTCGCCGCGGACGACCCCCTCCACGACGGCGAGAACGTCTTCTACGGCCGCGAGGTCCACGAGGCGATCCACGAGTTCGTCAACAAGGTGAAGTCCGGCGCCCGCGGGCTCGGCCCCGAGAAGCGTATCAAGCTCCTCTTGGGCCCCGTCGGCTCCGGCAAGTCGCACTTCGACTGGCTCACGCGCCGGTACTTCGAGGCGTACACCCGCGAGGAGGCCGGCCGGATGTACACCTTCCGGTGGATCAACCTCTGCTCGGTGATCGACGACCAGGACCCGGGCGACGACGCGGTGCGCTCGCCGATGAATCAGGACCCGCTCGTGCTCCTCCCGCGCCCGCAGCGCGAGGCGGTGATCGACGAGATCAACGAGCGACTTGACGCCCCCTACACCCTCCGAAACGACCAGCACCCGGACCCGGCCTCCGAGTTCTATTTAAACGAGCTGCTCGCGCACTACGACGACGACTTACAGCGCGTGCTCGACGAGCACGTCGAGGTCGTCCGGCTCGTGGCCGACGAGAACCGCCGGGAGTGCATCGAGACGTTCGAGCCGAAAGACAAGAAGAACCAAGACGAGACGGAGCTCACCGGCGACGTCAACTACGCGAAGCTCGCCGTCTACGGCGAGTCCGACCCGCGCGCGTTCGACTACGCCGGCGCGTTCTGTAACGCGAACCGCGGGCTCTTCTCCGGCGAGGAGCTGCTCAAACTGCAGCGCGAGTTCCTCTACGACTTCCTCCACGCCTCCCAGGAGTCGACGATCAAGCCGAAGAACAACCCCCGGATCGACATCGACCAGGTGATCGTCGGCCGGACGAACATGCCGGAGTACCGCGAGAAGACCGGCGACGAGAAGATGGAGGCGTTCAACGACCGCACCAAGCGGATCGACTACCCGTACGTGCTGGAGTACGACAGCGAGGCGAAGATCTACGAGAAGATGCTCGCCAACGCCGACGTGCCGAACGTCCACGTCGAGCCGCACGCGCTGGAGATGGCCGGCCTCTTCGGCGTGCTCACGCGGTTAGAGGAGCCCACCGACGAGACGGTGAGCCTCCTCGACAAGGCGAAGGTGTACAACGGCGAGTTAGAGGACGAGGAGATCGACCGCCGGAAGCTCCGGGAGGACGCCGCCGAGGAGGCCGACGTGAGCGAGGGGATGGACGGCGTCTCCGCCCGGTTCATCGGCGACGAGATCGCCGAGGCGATCATGGACGCCACCCACCGCGAGCGCGGATACCTGTCGCCGCTGTCCGTCTTCGACCACTTCGAGGCGAACCTCGGCGGCCACGGCTCCATCGCGGCCGACGACCTCGATCGGTACGAGCGCCTCCTCGAAACCGTCCGCGAGGAGTACCGCGAGCGCGCCATCGAGGACGTCCGACACGCGCTGGCGTACGACGTCGACGAGCTCCGTCGCCAGGGCGAGAAGTACATGGACCACGTGATGGCGTACATCGACGACGACACCGTCGACGACGAGCTCACCGGCCGCGAGACGGAGCCCGACGAGACGTTCATGCGCGCGGTCGAAGAGCAGCTCGACGTCCCCTCGGACCGGAAGGACGACTTCCGCCAGGAGGTGTCGAACTGGGTGTCGCGGCGCGCCCGCGAGGGCCGCGGCTTCGACCCGCAGGAGAACGACCGCCTCCGGCGCGCGTTAGAGCGCAAGCTGTGGGAGGACAAGAAGCACAACATCAACTTCTCCGCGCTGGTCTCCGCGACCGACCTCGACGACGAGGAGCGCAGCGCCTGGGTCGACGCCTTAGTCGACCGGGGCTACTCCGAGGACGGCGCGGCGGAGGTGTTAGAGTACGCGGGCGCCGCCGTCGCCCGCTCGGAGATCGAGGACGGCGGGGGCTGA
- a CDS encoding kinase anchor protein, with the protein MSESDRSDGEGFVRAADETLRGAYDPPMSLDEYVDRVLENPVAAASGARYVLAAIESEGTREVRERGERRERYRFFDDPFNDGEHAVLGNTAALNAFVDDLRAAAAGRGNDESIVWIDGPTATGKSEFKRCLVNGLREFSKTEAGRRYTVEWNVTGAGSGIGGGGAGAASLSYGDGGDASAWYRSPVQAHPLSVFPEDVRESIADAVDDDAYPIAADVDLDPFSREAYDHLESAYRDEGRRDLFSAITDRDHLRVTSYVVDVGEGIGVLHAEDDGTPKERLVGSWMGGMLRELDSRGRKNPQAFSYDGVLSQGNGVATVVEDASQHADLLRRLLNVPDERRVKLDKGIGMDLDTQLIVISNPDLDAELDRHAEREGADPLKALKRRLTRHEFRYLTNRRLEAELLRREVAGARGVPTVDGVDDGTDDESERNGPGDPERDPDDEPGAAALTIDVRDDDGTVTERELAPHAVGAAALYAVVTRLDTEDLPADFGLIEKAELYETGEIRRETGAGDDDRIAIDDVDFGDGDGRNGIPVTYTRDVVADLLGADADRSHPELPVERVITPTDVLDAMAERLSEAPLFSRSEVAEFESRKAPVAERVRERQRADVIDAALAEATVAEETVAEYVEHVYAWDADEPVESERGPEEPDALAMKVFETETLGRFDEDDYYGTDPTRQVAEFRRERVIRALTRYAWRNRGDEFSVDDVDLGEIPELREVLDANDLADVKRRFPELDPAEWADPPADTETARVKAATIDRLVDRGYSPASAELTSRAVMRDARDEWADLDDEGDRADPPRGGRGDGNGGDVSWD; encoded by the coding sequence ATGAGCGAGTCCGACCGGTCCGACGGCGAGGGGTTCGTCCGGGCGGCCGACGAGACCCTGCGGGGCGCGTACGACCCGCCGATGAGCCTCGACGAGTACGTCGACCGCGTGTTGGAGAACCCGGTCGCCGCCGCCTCCGGCGCGCGCTACGTGCTCGCGGCGATCGAGTCCGAGGGCACCCGCGAGGTCCGCGAGCGCGGGGAGCGTCGGGAGCGGTACCGCTTCTTCGACGACCCGTTCAACGACGGCGAACACGCCGTCCTCGGCAACACCGCCGCGCTCAACGCGTTCGTCGACGACCTCCGGGCCGCCGCGGCCGGCCGCGGGAACGACGAGAGCATCGTCTGGATCGACGGCCCCACCGCGACCGGGAAGTCGGAGTTCAAGCGCTGTCTGGTGAACGGGCTCCGCGAGTTCTCGAAGACCGAGGCCGGGCGCCGCTACACCGTCGAGTGGAACGTCACCGGCGCCGGGAGCGGGATCGGTGGGGGCGGGGCGGGCGCCGCGTCGCTCTCGTACGGCGACGGCGGCGACGCCTCCGCGTGGTACCGCAGCCCGGTGCAGGCGCATCCCCTCTCGGTGTTCCCCGAGGACGTTCGGGAGTCGATCGCCGACGCCGTCGACGACGACGCCTACCCGATCGCCGCCGACGTCGACCTCGACCCGTTCAGCCGCGAGGCGTACGACCACCTGGAGTCGGCGTACCGCGACGAGGGGCGCCGGGACCTGTTCTCGGCGATCACCGACCGCGACCACCTCCGCGTGACGAGCTACGTCGTCGACGTCGGCGAGGGGATCGGCGTGCTCCACGCCGAGGACGACGGCACGCCGAAAGAGCGGCTCGTCGGCTCGTGGATGGGCGGCATGCTCCGCGAGCTCGACTCGCGCGGGCGCAAGAACCCGCAGGCGTTCAGCTACGACGGCGTGCTCTCGCAGGGGAACGGCGTCGCCACCGTCGTCGAGGACGCCAGCCAGCACGCCGACCTGCTCCGCCGGCTGCTCAACGTCCCCGACGAGCGCCGCGTGAAGCTCGACAAGGGGATCGGGATGGATCTGGACACCCAGCTGATCGTCATCTCGAACCCGGACCTCGACGCCGAGCTCGACCGCCACGCCGAGCGCGAGGGGGCCGACCCCCTGAAGGCGCTGAAGCGGCGGCTCACCCGCCACGAGTTCCGCTACCTGACGAACCGCCGGCTGGAGGCGGAGCTGCTGCGCCGCGAGGTCGCCGGCGCCCGCGGCGTGCCGACCGTCGACGGGGTCGACGACGGGACGGACGACGAGAGCGAGCGGAACGGCCCCGGCGACCCCGAGCGCGATCCGGACGACGAGCCCGGCGCCGCGGCCCTGACGATCGACGTCCGCGACGACGACGGGACGGTCACCGAGCGCGAGCTCGCGCCCCACGCCGTGGGCGCGGCGGCGCTGTACGCGGTCGTCACGCGGCTCGACACGGAGGACCTCCCGGCCGATTTCGGACTCATCGAGAAGGCGGAGCTGTACGAGACCGGCGAGATCAGGCGCGAGACCGGCGCGGGAGACGACGATCGGATCGCGATCGACGACGTCGACTTCGGCGACGGCGACGGCCGCAACGGGATCCCGGTGACGTACACCCGCGACGTCGTCGCCGACCTGCTGGGGGCCGACGCCGACCGGAGTCACCCGGAGCTCCCGGTCGAGCGGGTGATCACACCGACAGACGTGCTCGACGCGATGGCCGAGCGGCTCTCCGAGGCGCCGCTGTTCTCCCGGTCGGAGGTCGCGGAGTTCGAGAGCCGGAAGGCCCCGGTCGCCGAGCGCGTCCGCGAGCGCCAGCGCGCCGACGTGATCGACGCCGCGCTCGCGGAGGCGACCGTCGCAGAGGAGACGGTGGCCGAGTACGTCGAGCACGTGTACGCGTGGGACGCCGACGAGCCGGTGGAGTCGGAGCGCGGTCCGGAGGAGCCCGACGCGCTCGCGATGAAGGTGTTCGAGACGGAGACGCTCGGTCGGTTCGACGAGGACGACTACTACGGGACCGACCCGACGCGGCAGGTGGCCGAGTTCCGCCGCGAGCGCGTGATCCGGGCGCTCACCCGGTACGCGTGGCGGAACCGCGGCGACGAGTTCAGCGTCGACGACGTCGACCTCGGGGAGATCCCGGAGCTGCGCGAGGTGCTCGACGCGAACGACCTCGCCGACGTGAAGCGTCGGTTCCCGGAGCTCGACCCGGCAGAGTGGGCCGACCCGCCGGCCGACACCGAGACGGCGCGCGTGAAGGCGGCGACGATCGACCGGCTCGTCGACCGCGGGTACAGCCCCGCGTCGGCCGAGCTGACCAGCCGCGCCGTGATGCGCGACGCCCGCGACGAGTGGGCGGACCTCGACGACGAGGGGGACCGCGCCGATCCGCCGCGCGGCGGGCGCGGCGACGGGAACGGGGGTGACGTCTCGTGGGACTGA
- a CDS encoding DUF444 family protein → MGLSDDRERFREIGEQRREDLAEFISHGNLGRSGPDRVKIPVKIVDLPEFEYDKREAGGVGQGGDGQPQPGQPVDPDPDDGDEEGDPGEEGGEHEYYEMDPEEFARELDEELGLDLEPKGKRVVEEVEGDFTDTARAGPRGTLDVDEFFKRGLKRHLATDFDEEYVREGLFVAGADVDDAFAWARDRGVPVSRAWIADAAATLAEEHGTPVAALDRWESFDALDEEVDREPVSHRIRREGLDSIPFRREDERFRHPEVIEKRERNVVVVNVRDASGSMRETKRELVERVFTPMDWYLTGKYDAAEFRYVVHDAEAWEVDREEFFGIQSGGGTRISSAYELVAEILEEYPYSEWNRYVFAAGDSENSGSDTTDSVIPLMESIDANLHAYVETQPGGAAPNARHADEVENALGDADNVAVARVSEPADVTDAIYEILSTESSGETAEPGAAAGRGGDR, encoded by the coding sequence GTGGGACTGAGCGACGACCGCGAGCGCTTCCGCGAGATCGGCGAGCAGCGCCGCGAGGACCTCGCGGAGTTCATCAGCCACGGCAATCTCGGGCGGTCCGGACCCGACCGGGTCAAGATCCCGGTGAAGATCGTCGACCTCCCCGAGTTCGAGTACGACAAGCGGGAGGCCGGCGGCGTCGGGCAGGGCGGAGACGGCCAGCCGCAGCCCGGCCAGCCGGTCGACCCCGACCCGGACGACGGCGACGAGGAGGGCGACCCCGGCGAGGAGGGCGGCGAGCACGAGTACTACGAGATGGATCCCGAGGAGTTCGCGCGCGAGCTCGACGAGGAGCTCGGGCTCGACCTCGAGCCGAAGGGGAAACGCGTCGTCGAGGAGGTTGAGGGTGACTTCACCGACACCGCGCGCGCCGGGCCGCGCGGCACCCTCGACGTCGACGAGTTCTTCAAGCGCGGGCTGAAGCGCCACCTCGCGACCGACTTCGACGAGGAGTACGTCCGCGAAGGGCTGTTCGTCGCCGGCGCCGACGTCGACGACGCCTTCGCGTGGGCGCGCGACCGAGGGGTCCCCGTCTCGCGGGCGTGGATCGCCGACGCCGCCGCGACCCTCGCCGAGGAGCACGGGACGCCCGTGGCGGCGCTCGACCGGTGGGAGAGCTTCGACGCGCTCGACGAGGAGGTCGACCGCGAGCCGGTGAGCCACCGGATCCGACGAGAGGGGCTCGACAGCATCCCCTTCCGGCGGGAGGACGAGCGGTTCCGCCATCCGGAGGTGATCGAGAAGCGCGAGCGCAACGTCGTCGTCGTCAACGTGCGGGACGCCTCGGGCTCGATGCGCGAGACGAAACGCGAGCTGGTCGAGCGCGTGTTCACCCCGATGGACTGGTACCTGACGGGGAAGTACGACGCCGCGGAGTTCCGGTACGTGGTCCACGACGCGGAGGCGTGGGAGGTCGACCGCGAGGAGTTCTTCGGGATCCAGTCCGGCGGCGGCACCCGGATCTCCAGCGCCTACGAGCTGGTCGCGGAGATATTGGAGGAGTACCCGTACAGCGAGTGGAACCGCTACGTGTTCGCGGCCGGCGACTCGGAGAACTCCGGCAGCGACACGACCGACTCGGTGATCCCGCTGATGGAGTCGATCGACGCCAACCTCCACGCGTACGTGGAGACCCAGCCCGGCGGCGCCGCGCCGAACGCGCGCCACGCCGACGAGGTGGAGAACGCCCTCGGCGACGCCGACAACGTCGCGGTCGCGCGCGTGTCGGAACCGGCCGACGTCACCGACGCCATCTACGAAATCCTCAGCACCGAGTCGTCGGGTGAGACGGCAGAGCCCGGGGCGGCGGCCGGTCGAGGGGGTGATCGCTAA